In Vicia villosa cultivar HV-30 ecotype Madison, WI unplaced genomic scaffold, Vvil1.0 ctg.000025F_1_1, whole genome shotgun sequence, one genomic interval encodes:
- the LOC131622238 gene encoding uncharacterized protein LOC131622238, with product MNDANRLHHSFSTATTTTTTVQHPVLKDTETLFDQLLFKFYEFFSALPLHNHVLDTGLLPSPDSRLWPLVENLSLVLRRSLVVLTLPYSDITFFTNKCCCVLRILKSFLFVDVTQLHDGTTVLLCHNFVSDVPMEFSDSCRPFLCAVLEVFADELLRHQSLRRYLMTADSVSSDYEKTFVCQFNQGDIVVVLEVISAHFILSVSNEKAFENFISRLYLHSNGDFRSHELGLASAMALLLDPVVYSAPKMFQAHVISLVSEVIGSGLSSENLTLDTSFYLMAFQKSVSLYSKRVSSLQMDSFCIKLSCAYNRTMFERSHPSFESYIQEGTPTRLNQVLSKSNSSLDSYSCKMSSKTKADLLTEYIEYMKGSRYIFADSCRDKAASILDYIIHQAFSQDAAGNVLHVKKNTSAEDIYLLASILKLMSVSLLQVIKCLSNSGDSGCLKTKRSSSVHDEYDSLISIINPFQQFKFCLPIQTLLHNMMKNQQINYQVSKSMFVHFSGLLSLSFYNGFDVLAKGCISVIMALMFMLIFEEGDLFDLVSFKVPPLQSCSSEISLHENGKATESKQVVYKIAAEFQKIRTYNLRSNSVVVDESEKTYNRKKFLDCKLSKREPDYDELADFHDCSEGKDYSRWLNNRKKYRNWKLQKIINSKKIKKVRVWKALRFRKLKSLRFSWKIGKIL from the exons ATGAACGACGCTAATAGATTACACCACTCATTCTCCACcgcaaccaccaccaccaccaccgttCAACATCCAGTTCTAAAAGACACTGAAACCCTCTTCGACCAACTTTTGTTCAAGTTCTACGAATTCTTCTCCGCTCTCCCTCTGCACAACCATGTGCTTGATACTGGATTACTTCCATCTCCGGATTCACGGTTGTGGCCACTTGTTGAAAATCTTTCTCTCGTTCTTCGCCGCTCTCTCGTTGTTCTGACTCTTCCTTACTCCGACATTACGTTCTTCACCAACAAGTGCTGCTGCGTTCTTCGCATCCTCAAGTCGTTCCTCTTCGTCGATGTCACTCAACTCCACGATGGAACCACCGTCCTGCTCTGTCATAACTTTGTCTCTGATGTTCCCATGGAATTTTCTGATTCTTGCCGTCCGTTTCTCTGTGCGGTACTTGAG GTATTTGCAGATGAGCTTTTAAGACATCAATCATTGAGAAGGTATCTTATGACTGCTGATTCAGTATCTTCAGACTATGAAAAGACTTTTGTGTGCCAATTTAACCAAGGAGATATTGTTGTTGTTCTGGAGGTGATATCTGCACATTTTATCCTGTCGGTTTCTAATGAGAAAGCATTTGAGAATTTCATTAGTAGATTATATTTGCATTCGAACGGTGATTTTAGATCTCATGAACTTGGACTTGCTAGTGCCATGGCATTGTTGCTTGACCCTGTTGTGTATTCTGCACCAAAGATGTTCCAGGCACATGTAATTTCATTGGTTTCTGAAGTTATTGGTTCTGGCTTATCATCAGAGAATTTGACTCTAGATACGAGCTTCTACTTAATGGCATTTCAAAAATCTGTCAGTTTGTACTCTAAGCGTGTGTCTAGCTTGCAAATGGATAGTTTTTGCATCAAATTGAGTTGTGCCTATAATAGAACCATGTTTGAGAGAAGTCATCCAAGTTTTGAATCCTATATTCAGGAAGGAACACCTACCAGATTAAATCAAGTCTTGTCAAAATCAAATAGTTCGTTGGACTCTTATAGTTGCAAAATGTCATCTAAAACAAAAGCCGACCTTTTGACTGAGTACATCGAATATATGAAAGGGAGTCGGTACATATTTGCTGATTCATGCCGGGATAAGGCTGCCTCAATCTTGGATTACATAATCCATCAAGCTTTCTCTCAAGATGCTGCTGGAAATGTATTGCATGTAAAGAAAAACACTAGTGCTGAAGATATTTATCTTCTTGCATCCATATTGAAGTTAATGAGTGTTTCACTGCTACAAGTAATTAAGTGTCTAAGTAACAGTGGTGATTCAGGTTGTCTGAAAACTAAGAGAAGTTCCTCTGTGCATGATGAATATGATTCCTTGATCAGCATCATCAACCCTTTTCAACAATTTAAGTTTTGTTTACCCATTCAGACCTTGCTGCACAATATGatgaaaaatcaacaaataaatTACCAAGTCTCCAAGTCAATGTTTGTGCACTTTTCTGGCTTGTTATCTCTAAGTTTTTACAATGGTTTCGATGTGTTAGCAAAGGGGTGCATATCTGTAATTATGGCTCTGATGTTTATGCTTATTTTTGAAGAGGgagatttatttgatttagtGTCATTCAAGGTTCCGCCATTGCAATCTTGTTCATCTGAAATTTCGTTGCATGAAAATGGAAAG GCGACTGAAAGTAAACAAGTTGTATATAAAATTGCAGCAGAGTTTCAAAAAATCCGAACATATAATTTAAG ATCAAATTCCGTAGTTGTGGATGAATCTGAGAAGACCTATAATAGGAAAAAGTTTCTTGATTGCAAGTTAAGCAAAAGAGAACCTGATTATGATGAACTTGCAGACTTTCATGACTGCAGCGAGGGAAAAGATTATTCCAGATGGTTGAATAACCGTAAAAAATACCGAAATTGGAAGCTTcagaaaataattaattcaaaGAAGATTAAGAAAGTAAGAGTGTGGAAGGCTTTGAGATTCAGAAAATTGAAAAGTTTGCGCTTCAgttggaaaattggtaaaattttGTAG